A stretch of Gossypium hirsutum isolate 1008001.06 chromosome A06, Gossypium_hirsutum_v2.1, whole genome shotgun sequence DNA encodes these proteins:
- the LOC107943568 gene encoding uncharacterized protein — MVTLFHDMMHKEIEVYVDDMIAKSRIEKEHIQVLGKLFLRLKKFQLKLNPAKCSFGAKFGKLLGFVVSEKGIEIDPDKVKAIQELSPPRTQKEGEWETRDPKLIDYWKLVLELVKEYDDITFCYLPRDENQMADALATLASMIKVNKQDVKPIQMSIYETPAHCYSIKEDKEKDDHPWYHNILQYVKNHEYLDQAEAKRVLEEVHEGICGTYANGFTMARSRFIYQRDKVGSEQISKKRDHMSIRNAGED, encoded by the exons ATGGTAACCCtttttcatgacatgatgcataaagaaatcgaGGTCTATGTGGATGACATGATAGCTAAGTCTCGAATAGAGAAGGAGCACATACAAGTCCTGGGAaaattgttcttgaggttgaAGAAGTTTCAGCTAAAACTCAACCCCGCCAAATGTAGCTTTGGAGCCAAGTTTGGAAAGTTGCTTGGATTCGTGGTTAGTGAAAAAGGGATCGAGATTGATCCAGACAAAGTTAAAGCCATACAAGAGCTATCTCCGCCgcgcactcagaaagaa ggaGAATGGGAGACTAGAGACCCCAAGTTGATCGACTATTGGAAACTAGTCCTTGAATTGGTCAAAGAGTATGATGACATTACCTTCTGTTACCTGccacgagatgaaaatcagatggccgaTGCTTTGGCCACCTTAGcttccatgatcaaggtgaacaaacaAGATGTCAAACCCATCCAGATGAGCATTTATGAAACTCCGGCCCACTGTTATAGTATTAAGGAGGATAAGgaaaaagatgatcacccttggtatcacaATATATTACAATACGTGAAGAATCATGAGTACCTGGACCAGGCAG AGGCTAAGAGagtcttggaagaagtccatgaaggcATCTGCGGGACATacgctaatggctttacaatggccag aagccgcttCATATACCAACGTGACAAAGTCGGCAGTGAGCAAATTTctaaaaaaagagatcatatgtcgatacggAATGCCGGAGAGGATTAA